Proteins co-encoded in one Thermodesulfobacteriota bacterium genomic window:
- the rpsT gene encoding 30S ribosomal protein S20, giving the protein MATHSSAIKRAKQNEKRRARNVHFKSMVKSAIKKVREAIETKNVEEAQKALAKAIPLIQKGTTHGVFHKNTSARKISRLTRAVNQLKQLNPAS; this is encoded by the coding sequence TTGGCAACGCATTCTTCAGCCATCAAGAGGGCAAAACAGAATGAGAAGCGGAGGGCCCGAAACGTCCATTTCAAATCGATGGTGAAAAGCGCCATCAAAAAAGTTCGGGAGGCCATCGAAACCAAGAACGTTGAAGAGGCCCAAAAGGCCCTGGCCAAGGCCATCCCTTTGATCCAAAAAGGAACGACCCACGGCGTCTTCCACAAAAACACCTCTGCGAGGAAAATCTCGAGGCTCACGAGGGCTGTCAATCAACTCAAACAACTCAACCCTGCTTCCTAA